DNA from Desulfarculus baarsii DSM 2075:
CGACCTCAGCGTGGGCAACGTGGTCGGCTCCAACATCTGCAATTCGTTTTTGGTCATGGGCGCGCCGGCGTTGATCCAACCACTGCCGGTCAGCCGAGCGGTGGCCGATGTGGGGCTGCCGTTCATGCTGGCCATCAGCCTCGTCTTTTTGGTCATGGCCCACAGCGGTCGGGTCAGCCGGCATTTCGGCTTGATTTTGCTGTTGATGTTCGGGTTGTTCATCGGCCGGACCATGGGCGCGCTCTAGGCCCGACCACCGGCGGGAGAATATCGTTTACAGCCCCGCCGCCGGCGGCTATGCTTGCCCTCGGCGCAATGCACTCTAGCGGAGAAAACCATGCTTTTCGGCTCTCTGGCCCAGGCGGGCAAAGCGACCCAAGAGGACGGCCAAAACGACAAAAAAGTCAAGTCGACCTCGCGGGAATACCTCGAAGCGCTCTTGTGGGCCCTGCTTTTGGCCGTTCTGATCCGCGGCTGGGGCGTGCAGGCGTTCAAGATACCATCCGGTTCGATGATCCCCACGCTGTTGGTGGGCGATCACTTGCTGGTCAGCAAGTCGTCCTACGACTTCGTGATATTGGACAACGAGTTTCACATTCCCTTTGGCACGGGCGAAGAGTCTTTCCTCAAGATGCCCTGGCCGGCCGTCTCCATCCAGTTGTCCGACCCCGAGCGCGGTGACATCATCGTCTTCCGCTTTCCCGAGGATCGCTCCACCGACTTCATCAAGCGCATCATCGCCCTGCCCGGCGAGACCGTCGAGGTGCGCGGCCGCGACATCTTCATCGACGGCCGCCAGATCCAGGACGACTGGGGCCAACACGCCGGCGGCCTGCCCGACCCCGGCTGCCCCAAGCAGTATCGTTTCGGTCCGATCAAGGTGCCCGAGGGCCAATACTTCGTCATGGGCGACAACCGCGACAACTCTCGCGACGGCCGCTGCTGGTTTGGCGGCCAGGGCGGCTTCGTGCCGCGCAAGGACATCCTGGGCCGGGCCTTCATCATTTATTGGTCGTGGGAAAACTACGGCTGGGGCGTGCGCTGGGACCGCATCGGCAAGTTGATTCACTGACCAAAGCCGCGTGCGAAACAAAACGGGCCTCCCGCGAGGGGTGGCCCGTTTTGTATTTTGCCGCGCATATGGCTTAGGCTTCTGGAGCCGGCCCGGCCGTTCCGGCGTGGGCGGCCAGGGCGGCCACGATCAGCGCCGGCAGTGCGGCGGCGTTTTGCATCACCAGCGCCAGGCCGACCTGATCCAGGCCGTCCCAGTGCATGCCCGCGCAGACCACCACCTGGCGATCGAGCGCGGCGGCCAAGGCCTTGGCCAGTTGGCGGGCCAGGTCGTCTTCCTTGTGGCCGGCGCGGCAAAGCACCGAGACGTCGGCGCTGGTTCCGCCGCCGGGGCGCAGGCTGGGCCGTGGGCTGGCCATGGCCACGGCGCCCACGTGGGGGCTATCGCCGCCATCGACCACCACCACCAGATCGGGCCCGGCCAGAAGGCACCGGGCCCGCAGGTTGTGGCTTGGGCCGTTGCTGCAAGCCTCGATCACGACCGCGGCCCTATTGCTGGGGCAGGCGGTTTTCGAGCTGCTGCATGCGCTGCAAGAGGATGTCGAGCTTGTTTTCCAGCGACTCCAGGCCGCTTTCGAGCTTTTCCAGGCGCTTTTCGGTGAGGGCGTCCGGCGCGCCGCCGCCCTGCTGGCTACTGATGGGGGCCGAAAGGGCTGGATGGCTGAGCACCACCGGCGCGTTGCTGGGGGCCTGGCTGGCGGCCTCCTTGCTCTTGGCCAGCTTGACGTTGATGCGCTCGCCGGTCTTGAGGTTGAGCATGATCTTGTTGCCTTCCAGCAGGCGGACGGGGTGACCGGGCAGCCAGTTGTAGGCCACGTCCCAGTCATCGGGGTTGGGCACTTTCCACTCCGAACCGTCGGTGAGGAAGACATTTGTGCCCAGCTCCGTGATTTTCTTGACGATCAGGGTTTGCTGGCTGGCCATGGCCTGGCCCGAAAACACGGCGCAACAGGCCGCCACCAGAATGGCTATGACAAAAATGCGCTGCCGCAAAAGCATGCTTTGCTCCTCGAGTTGGGGTCAATCAAAACCTGGCCAAATTGAAGCACAGGGTTTGGGTTTTGTCCAAAAATAAGTTTGCCGGCCGGCCGGCCTAGGCGGCTTGACACCTATAACACCCTATGATAAGGCCATATTGTGACAAAATTAACCTGGCGCGACCGCCCGGCAAAAAAGTCGCTGAAGCGCCTTCAATGCTGGCCGAACTGACCCAGGCCCGCCATAATCCTTGTTATGCGAGGTCATTTCCGGAGCGCCCTCACCCAGTGACGTGCCATTTACGAGGAAGTTGACGGATGAAAATCAGATTCGAGCCCTTCGAGGTAGAGATCGACGTGGAGCCGGGCACATCCGTGCTGGAGGCTTCGCTAAACGCCGGCGTGCACATCAACGCCTCCTGCGGCGGGTCGGGCGTGTGCGGCAAATGCCGCGTCAAGGTCTTGTCGGGCCAGTTCACCGGCGGCGAAAGCGAAAAAATCAGCGCCGAGGACGCCGCCCAGGGCTATCGCCTGGCCTGCACGACCATCCCCACCTCCGATCTGGTGGTCGAGGCCCCGGTGCACGCCGCCCGCGACACCGCCGCCCTCACGGCTTTGGCCGCCGGCACGGCCCAGACGGCCAAGCTCATCGGCGCCGAGGAACTCAAGGCCGCCGGCCGCTTCGACCCGGCCCTGGCCAAGGTTCCCGTCACGGTCGATCCGCCCAGCGCCACCGACAACATCAGCGACGTGGGCCGCCTGCTGCGCGGCCTGCGCAAGCTTGGCGAGAGCCACTTCGCCTTTCGTTTCGAAGCCATCCGCGATCTGCCCGACGCCTGGCGCCAAGGCAACTGGACCGTCACCGCCTCGATCATGCGCGCGGCCACCCGCACCGGCAAGAACCAGGTCATCCACGTCGACGCCGGCGACGCCAGCCAGCGCAACATCGCCGCGGCCATCGACCTGGGCACCACCACCGTCTGGGCCCAGTTCATCGATTTGGCCAGCGGCGAGATCCTGGGGGCCGAGGGCGACTTCAACGCCCAGATCGGCTACGGCGAGGACGTGATCACCCGCATCATGTACGCCCGCAAGGACGGTGGCCTGCGTCGCCTGCAAGAGGCCGCGGCCAACTCCATCAACGAGGTGCTACGCAAGCTGGCCCGCAAGACCGGCGTGGACCTGGCCGAGGTCAACCTGGCCACCATCGCCGGCAACACGACGATGACCCAGCTCTTTCTGGGCGTCAATCCCCAGTATATCCGCCTGGACCCCTATGTGCCGGCCGCGGCTTATTATCCGCCCGTGCCGGCCCACCAGTTCGGCCTGGCCTTCAACGACCACGTGCCGCTGTTGATCTTCCCGGCGGTGGCCTCCTACGTGGGCGGCGACGTGGTGGCCGGCGTGATGGGCTCGGGCATGCACGTCGACGAGCGCCTGACGCTGTTCATCGACCTGGGC
Protein-coding regions in this window:
- a CDS encoding ASKHA domain-containing protein; its protein translation is MKIRFEPFEVEIDVEPGTSVLEASLNAGVHINASCGGSGVCGKCRVKVLSGQFTGGESEKISAEDAAQGYRLACTTIPTSDLVVEAPVHAARDTAALTALAAGTAQTAKLIGAEELKAAGRFDPALAKVPVTVDPPSATDNISDVGRLLRGLRKLGESHFAFRFEAIRDLPDAWRQGNWTVTASIMRAATRTGKNQVIHVDAGDASQRNIAAAIDLGTTTVWAQFIDLASGEILGAEGDFNAQIGYGEDVITRIMYARKDGGLRRLQEAAANSINEVLRKLARKTGVDLAEVNLATIAGNTTMTQLFLGVNPQYIRLDPYVPAAAYYPPVPAHQFGLAFNDHVPLLIFPAVASYVGGDVVAGVMGSGMHVDERLTLFIDLGTNGEVVVGNKDWMVCAAASAGPAFEGGGIKFGMRAAKGAIENFSVDPFTGEPSIVTVGRGRARGICGSGLIATVASMLMTGIIDERGKFNVDHPSDRLRVGEDGPEYVLVWQQDGALDRDITLTEPDMDNLIRAKGAMYAAYITLLDSVGLTVHDLDRVILAGGFGQSINIERAQIIGLLPELPPEKFIFVGNGSLLGARLVCMSNRLREEVTEIVEKMTNFELSVAPKYMDHYMAAQFLPHTEANVLFPGVHAQIATVRDMLRQA
- the lpdD gene encoding prenylated flavin chaperone LpdD; its protein translation is MIEACSNGPSHNLRARCLLAGPDLVVVVDGGDSPHVGAVAMASPRPSLRPGGGTSADVSVLCRAGHKEDDLARQLAKALAAALDRQVVVCAGMHWDGLDQVGLALVMQNAAALPALIVAALAAHAGTAGPAPEA
- the lepB gene encoding signal peptidase I, whose product is MLFGSLAQAGKATQEDGQNDKKVKSTSREYLEALLWALLLAVLIRGWGVQAFKIPSGSMIPTLLVGDHLLVSKSSYDFVILDNEFHIPFGTGEESFLKMPWPAVSIQLSDPERGDIIVFRFPEDRSTDFIKRIIALPGETVEVRGRDIFIDGRQIQDDWGQHAGGLPDPGCPKQYRFGPIKVPEGQYFVMGDNRDNSRDGRCWFGGQGGFVPRKDILGRAFIIYWSWENYGWGVRWDRIGKLIH